In Juglans regia cultivar Chandler chromosome 13, Walnut 2.0, whole genome shotgun sequence, the following proteins share a genomic window:
- the LOC108993314 gene encoding basic blue protein-like, whose product MEETRFFKLCSFLMVVLMINIQFLKSATSDAYTLGDEGKWNDEADFVSWSQKRKFKVGDVLRFKYVKGKHNAYEVTEATYRSCDASSGVLAKYESGDDQVKLTQAKKYWFICNIPGHCLGGMRFSIDVKEASASDSGANTTNSAISTPPRESSPPVSSCRSYDTVRWSMGIHLVAFGILLTFN is encoded by the exons ATGGAAGAAACCAGGTTTTTCAAACTTTGCAGCTTCTTAATGGTcgttcttatgatcaatattcaGTTTTTGAAAAGTGCTACATCTGATGCTTATACACTTGGTGATGAGGGAAAGTGGAATGATGAGGCAGACTTCGTCTCATGGTcacagaaaagaaaattcaaagttGGTGATGTTCTTC GTTTTAAATATGTGAAGGGGAAACACAATGCTTATGAAGTAACAGAAGCTACCTACCGATCATGTGATGCGAGCTCTGGAGTGTTGGCAAAGTATGAGAGTGGAGACGATCAAGTAAAACTTACTCAAGCAAAGAAGTATTGGTTCATTTGCAATATCCCTGGACATTGCCTCGGGGGAATGAGGTTTAGCATAGATGTTAAAGAAGCAAGTGCCTCTGATTCTGGGGCTAATACCACAAACAGTGCTATATCAACTCCTCCGAGGGAATCATCTCCACCAGTCAGTTCTTGTAGAAGTTATGACACTGTTAGGTGGAGCATGGGAATTCATCTTGTTGCATTTGGAATATTACT GACCTTCAATTGA
- the LOC108993433 gene encoding trafficking protein particle complex subunit 2-like protein, with the protein MIVCVAVVGHQNNPLYIQSFTEADDALKLHHIVHCSLDVIDERVNNPKKSGSTLNETFLGLLYPTENYKVYGYLTNTKVKFIVVTTDLDVRDADVRNFFRKFHVAYVDAVSNPFHVPGKKITSRTFAERVSTIVKSFGLSSAG; encoded by the exons ATGATCGTCTGTGTCGCCGTCGTCGGCCACCAG AACAACCCACTCTACATACAGAGCTTCACGGAGGCCGACGATGCCCTCAAGCTCCACCACATCGTACACTGCTCCCTAGACGTCATTGACGAGCGAG TGAACAATCCCAAAAAATCTGGATCGACACTAAATGAGACATTTCTGGGTCTGCTTTATCCGACCGAAAATTACAAAGT GTACGGGTATCTGACCAATACGAAGGTGAAGTTTATTGTGGTGACAACGGATCTAGATGTCAGAGACGCGGATGTTCGAAAT TTTTTCAGGAAGTTCCATGTTGCATATGTAGATGCGGTTTCAAACCCATTTCACGTGCCAGGTAAAAAGATAACCTCCAGAACTTTTGCAGAAAGGGTCAGCACCATTGTCAAATCATTTGGGTTGAGTTCAGCAGGGTGA
- the LOC108993356 gene encoding uncharacterized protein LOC108993356, protein MAGGRFRELLKKYGKVALGVHFSVSAVSITGLYVAIKNNVDVESLLEKLHMGGVGSSTKDHAPPEASSSSSDGFVVENERPTSESQSTVVMEEKKRNRVAELTASTGGALALAVLCNKALFPIRVPITIALTPPMARFLARRGIVKNGA, encoded by the coding sequence ATGGCGGGCGGGAGATTCCGCGAGCTCCTAAAGAAGTACGGGAAGGTGGCCTTGGGCGTCCACTTCTCGGTCTCTGCGGTTTCCATCACCGGACTCTACGTCGCCATCAAGAACAACGTCGACGTCGAGTCCCTGCTCGAGAAATTGCACATGGGTGGTGTCGGCTCCTCCACCAAGGATCACGCTCCCCCtgaagcttcttcttcttcttccgatGGGTTTGTGGTCGAAAATGAGAGACCGACTTCAGAGTCTCAATCAACGGTGGTTATGGAGGAGAAGAAGCGGAATCGAGTGGCCGAGCTCACCGCCTCGACCGGTGGGGCCCTGGCTCTGGCTGTACTCTGTAACAAGGCTTTGTTTCCGATTCGGGTTCCCATTACCATTGCGCTTACGCCTCCGATGGCGAGGTTCTTGGCTAGGAGGGGGATCGTCAAGAAcggtgcataa
- the LOC108993378 gene encoding probable ubiquitin-conjugating enzyme E2 23: protein MENQEYDSVSRVNEPTTSSHDNNSPKQDYSTTSGLVCDPSVDSESKEVSKPMDTASNTHNIPYIYRQDVVKRNSSGMTGIVTEVAGETDSDSSITDDEEDDDGDDDDDDEDNGGENEEDGDGNSNANVNSDWKRGGGKSDPLPVDQVRVLWMDETESTVNLNDVAVVDRGFLHGDFVAAASDPTGQVGVVVDVNISVDLLAPDGSVMKDVPSKDLKRVRDFTVGDYVVLGPWLGRIDDVLDNVTVLFDDGSVCKVPKAEPLRLKPISKNILEDGHFPYYPGQRVKASSSSVFKNSRWLSGLWKANRLEGTVTKVTVGSVFIYWIASAGYGPDSSTAPAEEQSPKNLKLLSCFSHANWQLGDWCLLPSLALPSSIPLDSGLSKLELHHSINGELDSTQLGSGCDSEEVSLEESNENSESMDLDPVPAVDENDRNFPINETESSSCGSSLSVSKEPVHESWPLHRKKIRKVVVRRDRKTRKKEESFERALLIVNTVTKVDVAWQDGKTGHWLDSTSLIPIDSPGDHEFVAEQYVVEKASDDGDDVGEIRRVGIVKSVNAKERTACVRWLKPVTRAEDPREFDKEEIVSVYELEGHPDYDYCYGDVVVRLSPVSVSAETATGIDSIDQAKQQNGLDEVKQDMKRHSGCKKVDDASEYKACSGFSDLSWVGNITGLSNGDIEVTWADGMVSTVGPQAIYVVGRDDDDESIAAGSEISDDAASWETVNDNEMDALENAQEEDGLHDAHYTNSEPEESGENSGKNTALSVPLAALRFVTRLATGIFSRGQKNLDPSCLDSKVESELESQRIIQISGGKDSSDESSSQISNVIDSFGTDFKEEVASEAQKLFETAEASGNLRTEESNAPACSVDDTCGFKHFDIAKDPMDHYFLGAYGQNNNGRKWYKKVQQDWSILQNNLPDTIYVRVYEDRMDLLRAVIVGAYGTPYQDGLFFFDFHLPPEYPDVPPSAYYHSGGWRINPNLYEEGKVCLSLLNTWTGKGNEVWDSKSSSILQVLVSLQGLVLNSKPYFNEAGYDRQIGTPEGEKNSLSYNENTFLLNCKTIMYLMRKPPKDFEELVKDHFRKRGYYILKACDAYMKGGLIGSLTEDASVSDKSNANSTSVGFKLMLAKILPRLFVALSEVGADCLEFKHLQQS from the exons ATGGAAAATCAAGAATATGACTCTGTCAGTAGGGTTAATGAGCCTACCACAAGTTCCCATGATAATAATTCTCCGAAACAAGATTATTCTACCACAAGCGGGCTTGTTTGTGATCCAAGTGTAGATAGTGAAAGTAAGGAAGTTAGCAAACCTATGGACACTGCCAGTAACACCCACAATATTCCATATATCTATAGGCAAGATGTTGTGAAGAGAAATAGCAGTGGCATGACGGGGATAGTGACTGAAGTTGCAGGTGAAACAGATTCAGATAGCAGCATTACtgatgatgaggaggatgatgatggtgatgatgatgatgatgatgaagacaaTGGTGGCGAGAATGAGGAGGATGGTGATGGAAATAGCAATGCAAATGTCAATAGTGATTGGAAAAGAGGTGGTGGTAAGAGTGATCCTCTACCAGTAGACCAGGTGCGAGTACTTTGGATGGATGAAACAGAGTCAACCGTAAATCTTAATGATGTAGCAGTTGTTGACCGTGGATTCTTACATGGGGATTTTGTTGCCGCTGCTTCAGACCCAACTGGGCAAGTGGGTGTTGTCGTGGACGTGAATATCTCCGTCGACTTATTAGCTCCAGATGGGTCTGTTATGAAAGATGTCCCATCCAAAGATTTGAAACGCGTAAGGGATTTCACTGTGGGTGACTATGTTGTCCTTGGTCCATGGCTTGGTAGAATTGATGATGTTTTAGATAATGTGactgttttgtttgatgatggTTCTGTGTGTAAGGTTCCAAAAGCTGAGCCACTGCGTCTAAAACCGATTTCCAAGAATATCCTCGAAGATGGGCATTTTCCTTATTATCCAGGCCAGCGTGTAAAGGCTAGTTCTTCATCAGTTTTCAAGAATTCTAGGTGGCTATCTGGCTTATGGAAAGCTAATCGATTGGAAGGTACTGTTACAAAGGTTACAGTAGGATCggtttttatttattggatAGCATCTGCCGGATATGGACCAGATTCTTCAACAGCCCCTGCTGAAGAACAGAGtccaaaaaacttaaaactgTTGTCTTGTTTTTCCCATGCAAATTGGCAACTGGGTGACTGGTGTCTTCTCCCCTCATTGGCACTTCCATCCTCCATTCCCTTAGACAGTGGTTTATCAAAATTAGAACTGCATCATTCCATCAATGGTGAATTAGACTCTACTCAACTGGGAAGTGGATGTGATTCAGAAGAGGTTTCATTGGAGGAATCAAATGAAAATAGTGAATCCATGGATCTTGATCCTGTTCCTGCAGTGGATGAAAATGATAGAAACTTTCCCATCAATGAGACCGAGTCTAGCTCTTGCGGTAGTTCATTGTCAGTTTCTAAGGAGCCTGTCCATGAGTCTTGGCCTCTTCATCGCAAGAAGATCCGTAAAGTTGTTGTTAGGAGGGACAGGAAAACTCGAAAGAAAGAGGAAAGTTTTGAAAGAGCCCTTTTGATTGTCAATACAGTGACAAAGGTTGATGTGGCATGGCAGGATGGAAAGACAGGACACTGGTTGGACTCAACAAGTTTAATTCCGATTGATAGTCCTGGTGATCACGAGTTTGTTGCTGAGCAGTATGTGGTGGAGAAAGCCTCTGATGATGGTGACGATGTTGGTGAAATCAGGCGTGTTGGAATTGTGAAAAGTGTGAATGCCAAGGAACGAACAGCTTGTGTGAGGTGGTTAAAGCCAGTTACCCGTGCAGAAGATCCTCGGGAGTTTGACAAGGAGGAAATCGTAAGCGTCTATGAGTTGGAGGGACATCCAGATTATGATTACTGCTATGGGGATGTAGTTGTTCGATTATCTCCAGTTTCTGTTTCTGCTGAAACAGCTACTGGCATAGACTCCATTGATCAAGCAAAGCAGCAAAATGGGCTGGATGAGGTTAAACAGGATATGAAAAGGCACTCAGGATGTAAGAAAGTAGATGATGCATCTGAATATAAAGCTTGTAGTGGCTTCTCAGATCTCTCTTGGGTTGGGAATATAACTGGTCTTAGTAATGGTGATATTGAAGTTACATGGGCTGATGGGATGGTTTCAACG GTTGGACCTCAAGCAATATATGTTGTTGGtcgagatgatgatgatgagtcaATTGCTGCTGGGAGTGAAATCAGTGATGATGCTGCTAGTTGGGAAACTGTTAATGACAATGAGATGGATGCCCTTGAGAATGCTCAGGAG GAAGATGGGCTGCATGATGCCCACTACACAAATTCTGAACCAGAAGAAAGTGGAGAGAATTCTGGCAAAAATACAGCACTGTCAGTTCCCTTAGCTGCACTTCGGTTTGTTACAAGACTGGCCACTGGGATATTCTCACGGGGACAAAAGAATTTAGATCCAAGCTGTTTGGATTCCAAAGTTGAAAGTGAGCTTGAATCCCAGCGGATCATACAGATTTCTGGGGGAAAAGATTCTAGTGATGAGTCTAGTTCTCAGATATCAAACGTCATTGACAGTTTTGGTACAGATTTTAAAGAAGAGGTCGCCTCTGAGGCCCAAAAACTGTTTGAAACGGCAGAGGCGTCAGGTAACTTGAGGACTGAAGAATCAAATGCACCAGCATGTTCTGTGGATGACACTTGCGGTTTCAAACACTTCGATATAGCTAAAGATCCCATGGACCATTATTTTCTTGGTGCATATGGACAG AATAACAATGGAAGGAAGTGGTATAAGAAGGTTCAACAAGATTGGAGCATCCTTCAGAATAATCTGCCTG ATACAATCTATGTACGAGTTTATGAAGATCGAATGGATCTCTTAAGGGCTGTTATAGTTGGGGCATATGGGACACCTTACCAAGATGGcctctttttctttgattttcacCTTCCACCAGAGTACCCTGATGTTCCTCCG TCAGCATACTATCATTCGGGTGGCTGGCGGATAAATCCAAATTTATATGAGGAAGGGAAGGTGTGCCTTAGCCTTTTAAATACTTGGACTGGAAAAGGAAATGAAGTCTGGGATTCAAAGTCTTCTAGCATCCTACAAGTGCTTGTTTCACTCCAGGGATTGGTGCTAAATTCTAAGCCGTATTTTAATGAAGCTGGCTATGATAGGCAGATTGGGACGCCTGAGGGAGAGAAGAATTCATTATCATACAATGAGAATACTTTCTTGCTAAATTGCAAGACAATTATGTATCTTATGCGGAAGCCCCCAAAG GACTTCGAAGAGCTTGTTAAAGACCATTTCAGGAAGCGTGGTTATTACATCCTTAAGGCCTGTGATGCATATATGAAAGGTGGTTTAATAGGCTCTCTAACTGAGGACGCCTCTGTGAGTGATAAGAGCAATGCCAATTCAACTTCAGTTGGTTTCAAGCTGATGCTAGCAAAGATATTGCCAAGGCTTTTCGTGGCACTCAGTGAAGTTGGAGCTGATTGTCTTGAATTTAAGCATCTGCAACAGTCTTAG